From the Cryptomeria japonica chromosome 2, Sugi_1.0, whole genome shotgun sequence genome, one window contains:
- the LOC131055459 gene encoding zinc finger protein STAR3: MANLPSTSLLAPNNHLWLVLEHTDCSESSLKDFVQLMEVTQEKVNSEILKGNHTWQPVCGKDDNKSVLGLRKEEQINLFALTSGLFGLGEKTEEAEQILQSKSHDEQEQPNSALNSIVYQVIATSASIFSQCQRLSFAGEEEIVEMEEADILAEHTHLCTICGKEFRRDGNLRIHMRSHGDQQYKSHRTLTSRRPKERRSYYSCPFQGCRHNRHHPSFKHLKSMVSLRNHYRRSHCAKMYACNNCGKEFSFVGDLKTHGNKCGHSTWHCSCTLTFSRRDKLLRHVALGRQGHKPVPPSPAIVAPNGENSGGNDKTLENSAQDLNNFAAQDSPFLTEGLHGYGNDQDVLLMGVGVNSIEESEYADERMQSEINFSSESYASLFWQHGDLLWL; this comes from the coding sequence atgGCTAATCTGCCTTCCACAAGCCTGCTCGCCCCAAACAATCATTTGTGGCTTGTTTTGGAACACACAGATTGCAGTGAGTCTTCTCTCAAGGATTTTGTTCAACTTATGGAAGTTACACAAGAAAAGGTTAACAGTGAGATTTTAAAGGGCAACCACACTTGGCAACCCGTCTGTGGTAAAGATGATAATAAATCTGTGTTGGGACTTAGAAAGGAAGAGCAAATAAATCTATTTGCTCTGACCTCTGGGCTTTTTGGGCTTGGGGAGAAAACAGAGGAAGCGGAGCAAATTTTGCAAAGCAAAAGCCACGATGAACAGGAACAACCCAACTCGGCCCTCAATTCCATCGTCTACCAAGTGATCGCCACATCTGCTTCGATCTTCTCGCAATGTCAACGTTTGAGTTTTGCAGGCGAAGaagaaattgtagaaatggaggaggcCGATATTCTTGCAGAGCACACCCATTTGTGTACCATCTGTGGTAAAGAGTTCCGCCGAGATGGGAATTTGCGCATTCACATGCGATCCCACGGTGATCAGCAATACAAAAGCCATAGAACCCTTACATCCAGGAGGCCCAAGGAGAGAAGATCATATTATTCGTGCCCCTTCCAAGGCTGCAGACACAACAGGCATCATCCCAGTTTCAAACACTTGAAATCCATGGTATCCCTGAGGAACCATTACAGAAGAAGCCACTGTGCTAAGATGTATGCCTGCAACAACTGTGGAAAGGAGTTTTCTTTTGTGGGAGATCTGAAAACCCACGGAAACAAGTGCGGGCATAGCACCTGGCACTGTTCCTGCACTCTCACCTTTTCAAGGAGGGACAAGCTGCTTCGCCATGTGGCGTTGGGCCGCCAAGGTCATAAGCCTGTTCCTCCATCTCCTGCTATTGTTGCTCCCAACGGGGAGAACTCCGGAGGCAATGATAAAACGCTGGAAAATTCTGCCCAAGACCTTAATAATTTTGCAGCACAAGATTCACCTTTTTTAACGGAAGGCCTGCATGGTTATGGTAACGATCAAGATGTTTTACTGATGGGTGTAGGAGTGAACAGCATAGAAGAAAGTGAATATGCCGATGAGAGGATGCAGAGTGAGATTAATTTCTCAAGCGAATCGTATGCATCTCTGTTTTGGCAGCATGGGGATCTGCTTTGGCTCTAG